A stretch of the Gracilinanus agilis isolate LMUSP501 chromosome 4, AgileGrace, whole genome shotgun sequence genome encodes the following:
- the PIAS3 gene encoding E3 SUMO-protein ligase PIAS3 isoform X4, with the protein MAELGELKHMVMSFRVSELQVLLGFAGRNKSGRKHELLTKALQLLKSGCGPSVQMKIKELYRRRFPRKALVPSELSLLSLPPGAPPIVPPGPLTPAPSTLLPSGPLLGGPKREADVHPSLPQPVHPDVTMRPLPFYDVYGELIRPTTLASTNSQRFEEAHFTFALTPQQVQQILSSRDVLPGAKCDYTVQVQLRFCLCETSCPQEDYFPPNLFVKVNGKLCPLPGYLPPTKNGAEPKRPSRPINITSLVRLSATVPNTIVVNWSSEFGRNYSLSVYLVRQLTSVTLLQKLRAKGIRNPDHSRALIKEKLTADPDSEVATTSLRVSLMCPLGKMRLAVPCRALTCAHLQSFDAALYLQMNEKKPTWTCPVCDKKAPYESLVIDGLFMEILNSCTDCDEIQFMEDGSWCPMRPKKETPEVCPTPGYGLDGPPFGPGPEGKPPESKKKIEVIDLTLDSSSDEEDLPPAKKHCPVTSASIPAPPGSKGVLATNHQPSSVLRSPAIGTLGSDFLSSLPLPDYPPAFSLGADLQGLDLFTFFQNESQHYSPSVITSIDEQDTLGHFFQYRGTPSHFLGPLAPVLGSSHRGSPPAPPSGRVSSIVAPGGTLRDGHGGPLPPGSSLTGCRPDIISLD; encoded by the exons CACATGGTGATGAGTTTCCGGGTGTCCGAGCTCCAGGTGCTTCTGGGCTTTGCCGGCCGGAACAAGAGTGGGAGAAAGCACGAGCTGTTGACCAAGGCCTTACAGCTTCTCAAGTCTGGCTGTGGCCCCAGTGTCCAGATGAAGATCAAAGAACTCTACCGGCGGCGTTTCCCCAGAAAGGCCCTTGTCCCTTCGGAGCTCTCACTGCTGTCTCTGCCCCCGGGAGCTCCCCCGATCGTCCCTCCTGGCCCACTGACTCCTGCCCCCTCAACCCTCTTGCCTTCAGGACCCCTCTTGGGGGGGCCTAAACGGGAGGCTGATGTACACCCTTCTCTGCCCCAGCCGGTGCACCCCGATGTCACGATGAGGCCTCTGCCCTTCTACGATGTATATGGGGAACTTATCCGACCCACCACCCTCG CATCCACCAACAGCCAGAGGTTTGAGGAGGCTCATTTCACCTTTGCACTGACACCACAGCAGGTGCAGCAGATCCTCTCATCCAG gGATGTCCTGCCTGGTGCCAAGTGTGATTACACAGTACAAGTCCAGCTGAG GTTCTGTCTCTGTGAgaccagctgcccccaggaagatTATTTTCCTCCCAACCTCTTTGTCAAGGTTAATGGGAAACTGTGCCCCCTGCCG GGTTATCTTCCCCCAACCAAGAATGGGGCTGAACCAAAAAGGCCCAGCAGACCCATCAACATCACATCTTTAGTTCGACTTTCAGCCACGGTTCCCAATACTATCGTGGTCAACTGGTCGTCTGAGTTTGGACGA AATTACTCACTGTCAGTGTACCTAGTGAGGCAGCTGACCTCCGTGACGCTCCTGCAAAAACTGAGAGCAAAGGGCATCCGGAATCCGGATCACTCTCGGGCGCTGA TTAAGGAGAAACTGACAGCTGACCCTGACAGTGAGGTGGCCACCACAAGTCTTCGGGTGTCACTGATGTGCCCG CTAGGGAAGATGCGTTTGGCTGTCCCATGCCGGGCCCTCACCTGTGCCCACCTACAGAGCTTCGATGCTGCCCTCTACCTGCAGATGAATGAGAAGAAGCCAACGTGGACTTGCCCTGTGTGTGACAAGAAGGCTCCCTATGAATCTCTTGTCATAGATGG atTATTTATGGAGATTCTGAATTCCTGCACTGACTGTGATGAGATCCAGTTCATGGAAGATGGATCCTGGTGTCCAATGAGGCCCAAAAAGGAGACACCAGAGGTTTGCCCTACACCAGGCTATGGGTTAGATG GTCCCCCCTTTGGCCCTGGTCCTGAGGGCAAGCCCCCCGAGTCCAAGAAGAAGATCGAGGTCATCGACTTAACCCTTGACAGCTCTTCAGATGAAGAAGACCTGCCCCCTGCCAAGAAGCACTGTCCTGTCACCTCTGCCAGTATCCCTGCCCCACCTGGAAGCAAAGG AGTACTGGCTACCAATCACCAGCCATCATCCGTACTCCGGAGCCCAGCTATTGGCACCCTGGGCAGTGACTTCCTGTCTAGCCTCCCTCTTCCTGACTATCCACCGGCCTTTTCTTTGGGGGCTGATCTCCAGG GTTTGGACTTATTTACCTTCTTTCAGAATGAAAGTCAG CACTACAGTCCCTCGGTCATCACCTCAATAGATGAACAGGATACCCTTGGCCATTTCTTCCAGTACCGGGGCACCCCTTCCCACTTCCTGGGTCCGCTGGCCCCAGTGCTGGGGAGCTCTCACAGAGGCTCCCCTCCAGCACCCCCTTCTGGCCGAGTCAGCAGCATCGTGGCCCCTGGGGGAACCCTGAGGGATGGACACGGGGGACCCCTCCCTCCAGGTTCTTCCCTGACTGGTTGTCGGCCAGACATTATCTCCCTGGACTGA
- the PIAS3 gene encoding E3 SUMO-protein ligase PIAS3 isoform X1, with translation MLAPSHPCHSLFFLQHMVMSFRVSELQVLLGFAGRNKSGRKHELLTKALQLLKSGCGPSVQMKIKELYRRRFPRKALVPSELSLLSLPPGAPPIVPPGPLTPAPSTLLPSGPLLGGPKREADVHPSLPQPVHPDVTMRPLPFYDVYGELIRPTTLASTNSQRFEEAHFTFALTPQQVQQILSSRDVLPGAKCDYTVQVQLRFCLCETSCPQEDYFPPNLFVKVNGKLCPLPGYLPPTKNGAEPKRPSRPINITSLVRLSATVPNTIVVNWSSEFGRNYSLSVYLVRQLTSVTLLQKLRAKGIRNPDHSRALIKEKLTADPDSEVATTSLRVSLMCPLGKMRLAVPCRALTCAHLQSFDAALYLQMNEKKPTWTCPVCDKKAPYESLVIDGLFMEILNSCTDCDEIQFMEDGSWCPMRPKKETPEVCPTPGYGLDGPPFGPGPEGKPPESKKKIEVIDLTLDSSSDEEDLPPAKKHCPVTSASIPAPPGSKGFLSPYRVLATNHQPSSVLRSPAIGTLGSDFLSSLPLPDYPPAFSLGADLQGLDLFTFFQNESQHYSPSVITSIDEQDTLGHFFQYRGTPSHFLGPLAPVLGSSHRGSPPAPPSGRVSSIVAPGGTLRDGHGGPLPPGSSLTGCRPDIISLD, from the exons ATGCTTGCCCCATCTCACCCGTGTCACTCACTGTTTTTCCTCCAGCACATGGTGATGAGTTTCCGGGTGTCCGAGCTCCAGGTGCTTCTGGGCTTTGCCGGCCGGAACAAGAGTGGGAGAAAGCACGAGCTGTTGACCAAGGCCTTACAGCTTCTCAAGTCTGGCTGTGGCCCCAGTGTCCAGATGAAGATCAAAGAACTCTACCGGCGGCGTTTCCCCAGAAAGGCCCTTGTCCCTTCGGAGCTCTCACTGCTGTCTCTGCCCCCGGGAGCTCCCCCGATCGTCCCTCCTGGCCCACTGACTCCTGCCCCCTCAACCCTCTTGCCTTCAGGACCCCTCTTGGGGGGGCCTAAACGGGAGGCTGATGTACACCCTTCTCTGCCCCAGCCGGTGCACCCCGATGTCACGATGAGGCCTCTGCCCTTCTACGATGTATATGGGGAACTTATCCGACCCACCACCCTCG CATCCACCAACAGCCAGAGGTTTGAGGAGGCTCATTTCACCTTTGCACTGACACCACAGCAGGTGCAGCAGATCCTCTCATCCAG gGATGTCCTGCCTGGTGCCAAGTGTGATTACACAGTACAAGTCCAGCTGAG GTTCTGTCTCTGTGAgaccagctgcccccaggaagatTATTTTCCTCCCAACCTCTTTGTCAAGGTTAATGGGAAACTGTGCCCCCTGCCG GGTTATCTTCCCCCAACCAAGAATGGGGCTGAACCAAAAAGGCCCAGCAGACCCATCAACATCACATCTTTAGTTCGACTTTCAGCCACGGTTCCCAATACTATCGTGGTCAACTGGTCGTCTGAGTTTGGACGA AATTACTCACTGTCAGTGTACCTAGTGAGGCAGCTGACCTCCGTGACGCTCCTGCAAAAACTGAGAGCAAAGGGCATCCGGAATCCGGATCACTCTCGGGCGCTGA TTAAGGAGAAACTGACAGCTGACCCTGACAGTGAGGTGGCCACCACAAGTCTTCGGGTGTCACTGATGTGCCCG CTAGGGAAGATGCGTTTGGCTGTCCCATGCCGGGCCCTCACCTGTGCCCACCTACAGAGCTTCGATGCTGCCCTCTACCTGCAGATGAATGAGAAGAAGCCAACGTGGACTTGCCCTGTGTGTGACAAGAAGGCTCCCTATGAATCTCTTGTCATAGATGG atTATTTATGGAGATTCTGAATTCCTGCACTGACTGTGATGAGATCCAGTTCATGGAAGATGGATCCTGGTGTCCAATGAGGCCCAAAAAGGAGACACCAGAGGTTTGCCCTACACCAGGCTATGGGTTAGATG GTCCCCCCTTTGGCCCTGGTCCTGAGGGCAAGCCCCCCGAGTCCAAGAAGAAGATCGAGGTCATCGACTTAACCCTTGACAGCTCTTCAGATGAAGAAGACCTGCCCCCTGCCAAGAAGCACTGTCCTGTCACCTCTGCCAGTATCCCTGCCCCACCTGGAAGCAAAGG CTTCCTCTCTCCTTACAGAGTACTGGCTACCAATCACCAGCCATCATCCGTACTCCGGAGCCCAGCTATTGGCACCCTGGGCAGTGACTTCCTGTCTAGCCTCCCTCTTCCTGACTATCCACCGGCCTTTTCTTTGGGGGCTGATCTCCAGG GTTTGGACTTATTTACCTTCTTTCAGAATGAAAGTCAG CACTACAGTCCCTCGGTCATCACCTCAATAGATGAACAGGATACCCTTGGCCATTTCTTCCAGTACCGGGGCACCCCTTCCCACTTCCTGGGTCCGCTGGCCCCAGTGCTGGGGAGCTCTCACAGAGGCTCCCCTCCAGCACCCCCTTCTGGCCGAGTCAGCAGCATCGTGGCCCCTGGGGGAACCCTGAGGGATGGACACGGGGGACCCCTCCCTCCAGGTTCTTCCCTGACTGGTTGTCGGCCAGACATTATCTCCCTGGACTGA
- the PIAS3 gene encoding E3 SUMO-protein ligase PIAS3 isoform X3 — MVMSFRVSELQVLLGFAGRNKSGRKHELLTKALQLLKSGCGPSVQMKIKELYRRRFPRKALVPSELSLLSLPPGAPPIVPPGPLTPAPSTLLPSGPLLGGPKREADVHPSLPQPVHPDVTMRPLPFYDVYGELIRPTTLASTNSQRFEEAHFTFALTPQQVQQILSSRDVLPGAKCDYTVQVQLRFCLCETSCPQEDYFPPNLFVKVNGKLCPLPGYLPPTKNGAEPKRPSRPINITSLVRLSATVPNTIVVNWSSEFGRNYSLSVYLVRQLTSVTLLQKLRAKGIRNPDHSRALIKEKLTADPDSEVATTSLRVSLMCPLGKMRLAVPCRALTCAHLQSFDAALYLQMNEKKPTWTCPVCDKKAPYESLVIDGLFMEILNSCTDCDEIQFMEDGSWCPMRPKKETPEVCPTPGYGLDGPPFGPGPEGKPPESKKKIEVIDLTLDSSSDEEDLPPAKKHCPVTSASIPAPPGSKGFLSPYRVLATNHQPSSVLRSPAIGTLGSDFLSSLPLPDYPPAFSLGADLQGLDLFTFFQNESQHYSPSVITSIDEQDTLGHFFQYRGTPSHFLGPLAPVLGSSHRGSPPAPPSGRVSSIVAPGGTLRDGHGGPLPPGSSLTGCRPDIISLD, encoded by the exons ATGGTGATGAGTTTCCGGGTGTCCGAGCTCCAGGTGCTTCTGGGCTTTGCCGGCCGGAACAAGAGTGGGAGAAAGCACGAGCTGTTGACCAAGGCCTTACAGCTTCTCAAGTCTGGCTGTGGCCCCAGTGTCCAGATGAAGATCAAAGAACTCTACCGGCGGCGTTTCCCCAGAAAGGCCCTTGTCCCTTCGGAGCTCTCACTGCTGTCTCTGCCCCCGGGAGCTCCCCCGATCGTCCCTCCTGGCCCACTGACTCCTGCCCCCTCAACCCTCTTGCCTTCAGGACCCCTCTTGGGGGGGCCTAAACGGGAGGCTGATGTACACCCTTCTCTGCCCCAGCCGGTGCACCCCGATGTCACGATGAGGCCTCTGCCCTTCTACGATGTATATGGGGAACTTATCCGACCCACCACCCTCG CATCCACCAACAGCCAGAGGTTTGAGGAGGCTCATTTCACCTTTGCACTGACACCACAGCAGGTGCAGCAGATCCTCTCATCCAG gGATGTCCTGCCTGGTGCCAAGTGTGATTACACAGTACAAGTCCAGCTGAG GTTCTGTCTCTGTGAgaccagctgcccccaggaagatTATTTTCCTCCCAACCTCTTTGTCAAGGTTAATGGGAAACTGTGCCCCCTGCCG GGTTATCTTCCCCCAACCAAGAATGGGGCTGAACCAAAAAGGCCCAGCAGACCCATCAACATCACATCTTTAGTTCGACTTTCAGCCACGGTTCCCAATACTATCGTGGTCAACTGGTCGTCTGAGTTTGGACGA AATTACTCACTGTCAGTGTACCTAGTGAGGCAGCTGACCTCCGTGACGCTCCTGCAAAAACTGAGAGCAAAGGGCATCCGGAATCCGGATCACTCTCGGGCGCTGA TTAAGGAGAAACTGACAGCTGACCCTGACAGTGAGGTGGCCACCACAAGTCTTCGGGTGTCACTGATGTGCCCG CTAGGGAAGATGCGTTTGGCTGTCCCATGCCGGGCCCTCACCTGTGCCCACCTACAGAGCTTCGATGCTGCCCTCTACCTGCAGATGAATGAGAAGAAGCCAACGTGGACTTGCCCTGTGTGTGACAAGAAGGCTCCCTATGAATCTCTTGTCATAGATGG atTATTTATGGAGATTCTGAATTCCTGCACTGACTGTGATGAGATCCAGTTCATGGAAGATGGATCCTGGTGTCCAATGAGGCCCAAAAAGGAGACACCAGAGGTTTGCCCTACACCAGGCTATGGGTTAGATG GTCCCCCCTTTGGCCCTGGTCCTGAGGGCAAGCCCCCCGAGTCCAAGAAGAAGATCGAGGTCATCGACTTAACCCTTGACAGCTCTTCAGATGAAGAAGACCTGCCCCCTGCCAAGAAGCACTGTCCTGTCACCTCTGCCAGTATCCCTGCCCCACCTGGAAGCAAAGG CTTCCTCTCTCCTTACAGAGTACTGGCTACCAATCACCAGCCATCATCCGTACTCCGGAGCCCAGCTATTGGCACCCTGGGCAGTGACTTCCTGTCTAGCCTCCCTCTTCCTGACTATCCACCGGCCTTTTCTTTGGGGGCTGATCTCCAGG GTTTGGACTTATTTACCTTCTTTCAGAATGAAAGTCAG CACTACAGTCCCTCGGTCATCACCTCAATAGATGAACAGGATACCCTTGGCCATTTCTTCCAGTACCGGGGCACCCCTTCCCACTTCCTGGGTCCGCTGGCCCCAGTGCTGGGGAGCTCTCACAGAGGCTCCCCTCCAGCACCCCCTTCTGGCCGAGTCAGCAGCATCGTGGCCCCTGGGGGAACCCTGAGGGATGGACACGGGGGACCCCTCCCTCCAGGTTCTTCCCTGACTGGTTGTCGGCCAGACATTATCTCCCTGGACTGA
- the PIAS3 gene encoding E3 SUMO-protein ligase PIAS3 isoform X2 → MLAPSHPCHSLFFLQHMVMSFRVSELQVLLGFAGRNKSGRKHELLTKALQLLKSGCGPSVQMKIKELYRRRFPRKALVPSELSLLSLPPGAPPIVPPGPLTPAPSTLLPSGPLLGGPKREADVHPSLPQPVHPDVTMRPLPFYDVYGELIRPTTLASTNSQRFEEAHFTFALTPQQVQQILSSRDVLPGAKCDYTVQVQLRFCLCETSCPQEDYFPPNLFVKVNGKLCPLPGYLPPTKNGAEPKRPSRPINITSLVRLSATVPNTIVVNWSSEFGRNYSLSVYLVRQLTSVTLLQKLRAKGIRNPDHSRALIKEKLTADPDSEVATTSLRVSLMCPLGKMRLAVPCRALTCAHLQSFDAALYLQMNEKKPTWTCPVCDKKAPYESLVIDGLFMEILNSCTDCDEIQFMEDGSWCPMRPKKETPEVCPTPGYGLDGPPFGPGPEGKPPESKKKIEVIDLTLDSSSDEEDLPPAKKHCPVTSASIPAPPGSKGVLATNHQPSSVLRSPAIGTLGSDFLSSLPLPDYPPAFSLGADLQGLDLFTFFQNESQHYSPSVITSIDEQDTLGHFFQYRGTPSHFLGPLAPVLGSSHRGSPPAPPSGRVSSIVAPGGTLRDGHGGPLPPGSSLTGCRPDIISLD, encoded by the exons ATGCTTGCCCCATCTCACCCGTGTCACTCACTGTTTTTCCTCCAGCACATGGTGATGAGTTTCCGGGTGTCCGAGCTCCAGGTGCTTCTGGGCTTTGCCGGCCGGAACAAGAGTGGGAGAAAGCACGAGCTGTTGACCAAGGCCTTACAGCTTCTCAAGTCTGGCTGTGGCCCCAGTGTCCAGATGAAGATCAAAGAACTCTACCGGCGGCGTTTCCCCAGAAAGGCCCTTGTCCCTTCGGAGCTCTCACTGCTGTCTCTGCCCCCGGGAGCTCCCCCGATCGTCCCTCCTGGCCCACTGACTCCTGCCCCCTCAACCCTCTTGCCTTCAGGACCCCTCTTGGGGGGGCCTAAACGGGAGGCTGATGTACACCCTTCTCTGCCCCAGCCGGTGCACCCCGATGTCACGATGAGGCCTCTGCCCTTCTACGATGTATATGGGGAACTTATCCGACCCACCACCCTCG CATCCACCAACAGCCAGAGGTTTGAGGAGGCTCATTTCACCTTTGCACTGACACCACAGCAGGTGCAGCAGATCCTCTCATCCAG gGATGTCCTGCCTGGTGCCAAGTGTGATTACACAGTACAAGTCCAGCTGAG GTTCTGTCTCTGTGAgaccagctgcccccaggaagatTATTTTCCTCCCAACCTCTTTGTCAAGGTTAATGGGAAACTGTGCCCCCTGCCG GGTTATCTTCCCCCAACCAAGAATGGGGCTGAACCAAAAAGGCCCAGCAGACCCATCAACATCACATCTTTAGTTCGACTTTCAGCCACGGTTCCCAATACTATCGTGGTCAACTGGTCGTCTGAGTTTGGACGA AATTACTCACTGTCAGTGTACCTAGTGAGGCAGCTGACCTCCGTGACGCTCCTGCAAAAACTGAGAGCAAAGGGCATCCGGAATCCGGATCACTCTCGGGCGCTGA TTAAGGAGAAACTGACAGCTGACCCTGACAGTGAGGTGGCCACCACAAGTCTTCGGGTGTCACTGATGTGCCCG CTAGGGAAGATGCGTTTGGCTGTCCCATGCCGGGCCCTCACCTGTGCCCACCTACAGAGCTTCGATGCTGCCCTCTACCTGCAGATGAATGAGAAGAAGCCAACGTGGACTTGCCCTGTGTGTGACAAGAAGGCTCCCTATGAATCTCTTGTCATAGATGG atTATTTATGGAGATTCTGAATTCCTGCACTGACTGTGATGAGATCCAGTTCATGGAAGATGGATCCTGGTGTCCAATGAGGCCCAAAAAGGAGACACCAGAGGTTTGCCCTACACCAGGCTATGGGTTAGATG GTCCCCCCTTTGGCCCTGGTCCTGAGGGCAAGCCCCCCGAGTCCAAGAAGAAGATCGAGGTCATCGACTTAACCCTTGACAGCTCTTCAGATGAAGAAGACCTGCCCCCTGCCAAGAAGCACTGTCCTGTCACCTCTGCCAGTATCCCTGCCCCACCTGGAAGCAAAGG AGTACTGGCTACCAATCACCAGCCATCATCCGTACTCCGGAGCCCAGCTATTGGCACCCTGGGCAGTGACTTCCTGTCTAGCCTCCCTCTTCCTGACTATCCACCGGCCTTTTCTTTGGGGGCTGATCTCCAGG GTTTGGACTTATTTACCTTCTTTCAGAATGAAAGTCAG CACTACAGTCCCTCGGTCATCACCTCAATAGATGAACAGGATACCCTTGGCCATTTCTTCCAGTACCGGGGCACCCCTTCCCACTTCCTGGGTCCGCTGGCCCCAGTGCTGGGGAGCTCTCACAGAGGCTCCCCTCCAGCACCCCCTTCTGGCCGAGTCAGCAGCATCGTGGCCCCTGGGGGAACCCTGAGGGATGGACACGGGGGACCCCTCCCTCCAGGTTCTTCCCTGACTGGTTGTCGGCCAGACATTATCTCCCTGGACTGA